One Triplophysa dalaica isolate WHDGS20190420 chromosome 11, ASM1584641v1, whole genome shotgun sequence genomic window carries:
- the LOC130431545 gene encoding gamma-aminobutyric acid receptor subunit pi isoform X2, producing MDIYILCNMQEPPPVLRVEQFHINTAMPMSKNTQILFSCDLSCWRRAFPKHDGPVTVGMSLDIASIDTISEINMDYTATIFLRQRWTDERLVFEGNKSLSLDGRLVELLWVPDTFIVDSKKSFLHDITVENRLIRIFPNGTVLYALRITTTVACNMDLTKYPMDKQTCTLQLESWGYNVNDVMFYWARGNDSVSGLDTLQLAQYTVEDHYTSASEAVYETGNYPKLAFHFELKRSILYFILETYVPSSLLVVLSWVSFWISQSSVPARICIGVTTVLTMTTLMMGARTSLPNANCFIKAIDVYLGICFSFIFGALIEYAVAHFCTLHHPDCNGALMYGHHMHDCEEEMNGMLTTIASNSSRLKRCKDATDVSTGDGGDPGPSASEATPPEVPSEPLNCCSKNISLLRKIVRSTNCCHVKNPHYIDNYSRLSFPLSFIMVNVLYWTYYLYF from the exons ATGGACATTTACATATTATGCAATATGCAGGAACCTCCGCCTGTGCTCCGTGTCGAGCAGTTTCATATAAACACAGCGATGCCAATGAGCAAAAACACTCAAATCCTGTTCTCATGTGATCTGAGCTGCTGGAGAAGAGCGTTTCCCAAACATG ATGGTCCGGTAACGGTGGGCATGAGTCTGGACATTGCCAGCATTGACACAATATCAGAGATCAACATG GACTACACGGCCACGATCTTCCTGCGACAGCGCTGGACGGATGAGAGGCTGGTGTTTGAGGGTAACAAGAGTTTAAGTCTGGACGGTCGACTGGTGGAGCTGCTGTGGGTACCAGACACCTTCATAGTGGACTCAAAGAAATCCTTCCTCCATGACATCACTGTGGAAAACCGACTGATCCGGATCTTTCCCAACGGAACTGTTCTTTATGCCCTTCG GATCACGACAACAGTGGCCTGTAACATGGACCTGACCAAATATCCCATGGACAAACAGACCTGCACCTTACAACTGGAGAGCT GGGGTTATAATGTCAACGATGTGATGTTTTACTGGGCACGTGGGAATGATTCTGTGAGCGGTCTGGACACCCTTCAGCTGGCCCAGTATACTGTTGAAGATCACTACACGTCTGCGTCTGAGGCTGTGTATGAGACGG GAAACTATCCGAAACTGGCGTTTCATTTTGAGCTGAAGAGAAGCATCTTGTACTTCATTCTGGAAACTTACGTGCCCTCCAGCCTGTTGGTGGTTTTGTCATGGGTCTCTTTCTGGATCAGCCAATCATCTGTCCCCGCACGCATCTGCATCG gagtgACCACTGTCCTGACGATGACCACACTGATGATGGGTGCCAGGACATCTCTGCCCAACGCTAACTGCTTCATCAAGGCTATAGACGTGTATCTGGGCATCTGCTTCAGCTTCATCTTTGGAGCACTTATAGAGTATGCAGTCGCTCACTTCTGCACGCTGCACCACCCCGACTGTAACGGTGCCCTCATG TACGGTCACCACATGCACGACTGTGAGGAGGAGATGAACGGAATGCTCACCACCATCGCCAGCAATTCCTCACGGCTCAAGAGATGCAAAGACGCCACAGATGTGAGCACAGGCGATGGAGGAGATCCCGGTCCGTCTGCCAGTGAAGCCACGCCCCCGGAGGTCCCGTCAGAGCCCTTAAACTGCTGCTCCAAAAACATTTCACTGCTGCGCAAGATTGTGAGGTCAAccaactgctgtcatgtgaagAATCCGCATTATATAGACAACTACTCACGGTTATCCTTCCCGCTGTCCTTCATCATGGTGAATGTGCTCTACTGGACATACTACCTGTACTTCTAA
- the LOC130431545 gene encoding gamma-aminobutyric acid receptor subunit pi isoform X1: protein MTVFSSLFVLLFISRILENSLLSAEVKDGEILPPTIQKLIKGYNKYLRPFFDNGPVTVGMSLDIASIDTISEINMDYTATIFLRQRWTDERLVFEGNKSLSLDGRLVELLWVPDTFIVDSKKSFLHDITVENRLIRIFPNGTVLYALRITTTVACNMDLTKYPMDKQTCTLQLESWGYNVNDVMFYWARGNDSVSGLDTLQLAQYTVEDHYTSASEAVYETGNYPKLAFHFELKRSILYFILETYVPSSLLVVLSWVSFWISQSSVPARICIGVTTVLTMTTLMMGARTSLPNANCFIKAIDVYLGICFSFIFGALIEYAVAHFCTLHHPDCNGALMYGHHMHDCEEEMNGMLTTIASNSSRLKRCKDATDVSTGDGGDPGPSASEATPPEVPSEPLNCCSKNISLLRKIVRSTNCCHVKNPHYIDNYSRLSFPLSFIMVNVLYWTYYLYF, encoded by the exons ATGACCGTCTTCAGCTCTTTATTTGTCCTTCTCTTCATCAGCAG GATTCTGGAGAACTCTCTGCTGAGCGCTGAAGTGAAAGACGGAGAGATTCTTCCTCCCACCATCCAGAAACTCATAAAAGGATACAACAAATACCTCAGGCCGTTCTTTGACA ATGGTCCGGTAACGGTGGGCATGAGTCTGGACATTGCCAGCATTGACACAATATCAGAGATCAACATG GACTACACGGCCACGATCTTCCTGCGACAGCGCTGGACGGATGAGAGGCTGGTGTTTGAGGGTAACAAGAGTTTAAGTCTGGACGGTCGACTGGTGGAGCTGCTGTGGGTACCAGACACCTTCATAGTGGACTCAAAGAAATCCTTCCTCCATGACATCACTGTGGAAAACCGACTGATCCGGATCTTTCCCAACGGAACTGTTCTTTATGCCCTTCG GATCACGACAACAGTGGCCTGTAACATGGACCTGACCAAATATCCCATGGACAAACAGACCTGCACCTTACAACTGGAGAGCT GGGGTTATAATGTCAACGATGTGATGTTTTACTGGGCACGTGGGAATGATTCTGTGAGCGGTCTGGACACCCTTCAGCTGGCCCAGTATACTGTTGAAGATCACTACACGTCTGCGTCTGAGGCTGTGTATGAGACGG GAAACTATCCGAAACTGGCGTTTCATTTTGAGCTGAAGAGAAGCATCTTGTACTTCATTCTGGAAACTTACGTGCCCTCCAGCCTGTTGGTGGTTTTGTCATGGGTCTCTTTCTGGATCAGCCAATCATCTGTCCCCGCACGCATCTGCATCG gagtgACCACTGTCCTGACGATGACCACACTGATGATGGGTGCCAGGACATCTCTGCCCAACGCTAACTGCTTCATCAAGGCTATAGACGTGTATCTGGGCATCTGCTTCAGCTTCATCTTTGGAGCACTTATAGAGTATGCAGTCGCTCACTTCTGCACGCTGCACCACCCCGACTGTAACGGTGCCCTCATG TACGGTCACCACATGCACGACTGTGAGGAGGAGATGAACGGAATGCTCACCACCATCGCCAGCAATTCCTCACGGCTCAAGAGATGCAAAGACGCCACAGATGTGAGCACAGGCGATGGAGGAGATCCCGGTCCGTCTGCCAGTGAAGCCACGCCCCCGGAGGTCCCGTCAGAGCCCTTAAACTGCTGCTCCAAAAACATTTCACTGCTGCGCAAGATTGTGAGGTCAAccaactgctgtcatgtgaagAATCCGCATTATATAGACAACTACTCACGGTTATCCTTCCCGCTGTCCTTCATCATGGTGAATGTGCTCTACTGGACATACTACCTGTACTTCTAA